From Phacochoerus africanus isolate WHEZ1 chromosome 13, ROS_Pafr_v1, whole genome shotgun sequence, a single genomic window includes:
- the FAM216B gene encoding protein FAM216B isoform X1, whose translation MNTSFLKRGDYNSGYRIKMGEKRKRQQKLQNVPQIPCIRVPPSASGTSLLKDLTQGQQRYFYSIMRIYSPRPQWEALQTRYIHRLLQQQLLGYITQQEALAYAAVLRDSTKRAAAKAAPQRTIPQRASGMTRTRPTALPVSAVAVAPRAQSMRLRSLKTKTLHKL comes from the exons ATGAAtactagctttttaaaaagaggagattACAATTCAGG ATACAGGATAAAGATGGGAGAAAAAcggaaaagacaacaaaagcttCAGAATGTTCCACAGATTCCTTGCATTCgagtccctccctctgcctctggcacTTCATTGCTGAAG GACCTGACCCAAGGGCAGCAGCGCTACTTTTACAGCATCATGAGGATTTACAGCCCCCGGCCCCAGTGGGAGGCCCTGCAGACCCGCTATATTCACCGCCTTCTGCAACAGCAGCTGCTGG GCTATATCACTCAACAGGAAGCCTTGGCTTATGCTGCTGTACTTAGAGATTCAACCAAGAGAGCTGCAGCCAAGGCAGCTCCTCAAAGAACCATCCCCCAGAGGGCCTCGGGCATGACAAGAACACGGCCCACAGCACTACCCGTGTCTGCTGTTGCTGTTGCACCCAGGGCCCAAAGCATGCGGCTCCGATCCCTCAAGACCAAGACTTTGCACAAGCTGTGA
- the FAM216B gene encoding protein FAM216B isoform X2, giving the protein MNTSFLKRGDYNSGIKMGEKRKRQQKLQNVPQIPCIRVPPSASGTSLLKDLTQGQQRYFYSIMRIYSPRPQWEALQTRYIHRLLQQQLLGYITQQEALAYAAVLRDSTKRAAAKAAPQRTIPQRASGMTRTRPTALPVSAVAVAPRAQSMRLRSLKTKTLHKL; this is encoded by the exons ATGAAtactagctttttaaaaagaggagattACAATTCAGG GATAAAGATGGGAGAAAAAcggaaaagacaacaaaagcttCAGAATGTTCCACAGATTCCTTGCATTCgagtccctccctctgcctctggcacTTCATTGCTGAAG GACCTGACCCAAGGGCAGCAGCGCTACTTTTACAGCATCATGAGGATTTACAGCCCCCGGCCCCAGTGGGAGGCCCTGCAGACCCGCTATATTCACCGCCTTCTGCAACAGCAGCTGCTGG GCTATATCACTCAACAGGAAGCCTTGGCTTATGCTGCTGTACTTAGAGATTCAACCAAGAGAGCTGCAGCCAAGGCAGCTCCTCAAAGAACCATCCCCCAGAGGGCCTCGGGCATGACAAGAACACGGCCCACAGCACTACCCGTGTCTGCTGTTGCTGTTGCACCCAGGGCCCAAAGCATGCGGCTCCGATCCCTCAAGACCAAGACTTTGCACAAGCTGTGA